The Megalobrama amblycephala isolate DHTTF-2021 linkage group LG18, ASM1881202v1, whole genome shotgun sequence genome segment TTTATTATCTAAATCTAATTAATAAATGGGACAAATACTTGTGGGTTCCAGATactttttgtaataaatatcaataatgtttgtaataattaccaaactgatttaaaaactattctcacacacacacacacacacacacacacacacacacacacacacacacacacacacacacacacacacacacacacacaaaaaaatcatactataaaaaaatagtaaatggtaagcattttaaatacaaaatggtATTATAACAAAATcgcattacaaaaataaaacaaatgtgcaAATTTATAAGTAAAAAAGTAAGGACATATTGCCCTCTTTCTGGGGACATTTTGGTCTGTTTTGGTTTACCAGAAAAACATCACACACACGAgaattgtataaaaaaaaaaaatcatgatataTCAGATGTAGTTTCTCGTTTTCTCCCCTCTTCAATTAAATGTTTGTGATTACTCCTAGGTATCTCTGTTGTTTTGGATCTTACACCTAACTACAAAGGAGAAGAGCCCTGGTTTGCCGGTGATGCTGTCGGCACTTTGGAACTCGAGGTATGACTGTGAGCAATAGATCTGGATAACTTCTGTGCCCAATAATCTTATGTTGTCAACTTGATTTCTGTACTTGAGTTTCCAGAGTAATAATTATGATCCTTGTCTTTGCAGCCTGCTCTGAGGCACTGGCTAGAACAAGGTGTTGATGGGTTCCTCTTCTATGGTGTCGAGAAGGTTTCCACTGCACCCGTTTGGAGGGATGTAGAAGGCCTTATCCACAATCAGACAGAATCTGATGGAAAAACTAAAAAGTGAGCACTCCACTGATTTTTCTTAAGTCTTCATGAATGGACTCATACATTCTTCTTGTGAAGTAAAGGAGCCACCTTGTGGTAGTTGGCAGCAACTTCTACAAACTGAACTCCAGACAAGGGGACTTTAGTGGTCCGTTATATTAAGTTGTGTTGCCAACCAAATTGCTCCATTTgatactttttcttttctttttttcttttaattaaataacttCAACCttactgacttttttctttctaggGTCTTAATTGGGGTTACAGAGAAGTCCTCTCCTGAAGACATAGCTGCTGTGTTGAACACAACTGGTGTTGACCTGCTCCTCACTGGTGCTCTAAGGTCCAGATCTGCTCTGGAAGTTGCCCATTCCGTTGATAACTTGTATTCCACTTACAATCAGACCCGGTTGGCTTGGAACATCGGTGGGCGTATTGCTGGACACCTGGCTTCAGTAGTGGGGCTTGCAAAAGTCAAGTTGAGTCAACTGCTGCTGCTCACCCTGCCAGGCACACCAGTGTTTAATTATGGGGATGAGATTGGACTGGAAGATGAGGTAAGTCAAATGAAACTTTTTATCAAGAGTAGGCAGCTGGTCCAAGTGTTTTCCATGAGCAGATCCTAAAATGTTGTTTTCCTTCCATTTTAGTTGCCCAAAAACCCAACCATGGTGTGGAACTTCTCTGACACCACTATGATTCCGAAGGTAAGGAGCTTGTGCacaaatctccagagttaaaacattcaatattgtgtctggcagttttagttaaatgttcattttttgcgTTACAGAGCAAGCTGGAAGAAATGAGCTCTTTCCGTTCGTTCTTCAAGACTGTGAGTGAAAAAAGATCGAAGGAGCGCTCTCTGCAGCATGGAGAATACTTGCCTTTGTTCAGCTCGACCTTCGCCATGGCCTATGTGCGAAAGTGGGACCAGAATGAGCGCTACCTTATTGCACTCAACTGGCACTCGAATGAAACGGTCACTCTTCAGCTGAAGCATGCTGAGGTTCCTGAATATGCTACAGTAGTGTATAGTACTGATAATAAAGATAATGATAAAGAGCTTAAACTTTCAGAACTAAAGGTGAAGCCAGAACAGGGTGTAATGCTGAAGTTTCCTTACACATCCTAAAGGCACACTTTAAATTCATAGTTAGTTTGAGGACATGATTTTGGCCTTTCTGTTACAATATTTGTCCTTTTTAGTACATAAACACTGGCATAACAGCATCAGATTGTACTGTTAAATGCATCACATGCACTGCATGACTACTAAACAACTAAGCTggtagtttttttcttttttcttttttttgtctgttacaTAGCATACATTCCATaggaagaaaaaagtcattttaatttaaacctttttttatattttattttttagtttttcaaaTGTAGTGCAATTCTGCACATGAAAAATGTTCACGTGTCCTAGAGTCAATCTTAAATGATTGTTTACTCTATGTAATGGAGTAAAAGTTGCATGAAAATGAAAGCTGTGGACAATAAATTAAGTGGAGCAATTCAATATCTTTGTTGTTTGTTATTGTGTTATTTCACATGGGCTTCCCTCATCTATTTTCATAAGTGTTGCCAGCATAATGAGATGTAACGGAGACATGGTTGAATTATTAAAATCTACCGCCATAAAATGGAGCAGCTCTCATTGTCTCCAGCATGGCATGATATCAGGTGTCTCTACTGATGGCTTCTTTATTTAGAGCTATTCATTATGCATATAGAGAGCTCAGTCTCACCTGGCTATTTTAACTCATTACAGATTTACGAACCCCTACTGAGATCGGCTCAGTGCCTTGAGTGATGAGGGAAATTGtctcaagtgtgtgtgtgttaagtCTGAGAACAGACCTAATCACAAGAAACTAAAGGCTCTTCACAAAGATATTTGTACGGTTTATATAATTTCTAAGTTGTTTTGGTTAAGGGAGTttgctaaatgattaaatgtaaatctaAGAGGGAAAACATATAGATATACTTGAAATATTACTGATGAATGAGTTATTTTCTTCTCATGTCCTCTACCTTTTCACACCTCAAACTTTTCTAGGTCAATTACTCATTTGGGACCACAAACCTGACCAGGAACCTCCACTTTTAGGCATCATGGTCCCTTTCTAATCTAATGTTGTTTTTGAGTTGAACTATATTTGtctaaataatatattaaaaatcacTGTATTGACCATAAAATGGGCGTAATTATAACAACACACTCTTGCTCATGACATGCTGCCAGTGTTGCATCTGCAGCACTATATACACTGACTGCACTACTCGGTTTTCTGCGTCTGTCTCTTTAAGAACTGCTCTCTTCGAGGACTCCCTGACGCATTGCAGGTGGCTGAAAACCAATCAAAATACATTTCCCAGGTCAGCTGACGAGTGCTATCAGACTTCTATATATAAACTCTCCGGATCGTCCATTCAAACCTGAAAGCCACCGTTGTATGATATTGGCTTTTGAAAAGAATAATCCTAATATAGAAATTTACAGTCGATAAACAACGCTGTACGATATATCGGTTTTATAAACGAAAACGGGACAGTTTCACAGTGCTAATTGGAGTTAAAACAGTTTGACTACGCGGCGTAGGAAGACCATAGTAACCGCTTTGTAGTCAAGGAGTGCGACGTCCCACTTTGGACCGAAACACCAAGGCGTAGTGATATTGAAATTTGGGCGCACAGCAGCAAAAGATAGTGCTTGACAATCGCACGGGTGGAAAGCAAACGCTTGGATTTCAAATTTTCTCTACGTAAAGAGCAACGTAGTTCACACTAAAACACAATGGTAAGTAGGCTTTTAAAACACTTTATTCTAATAGTTAAAGTTCAACGTAGCTACAAAAATGGCTGAGCTTCCATGGCGAAGTAATAGGTGTGAATGGGCTAGTGTTAGCTTAGCTCCTCGCGAGCTAACCGTCATTCTGTTGAAAGAGCGCGCGAGTCCCGGGCTAACGTTAGTTAAACTGGTTACACACCGTTTTCATATTCCTCAGTGTTGAGTAAGCAGCTTTATCGCCTGCCGTGTGCCATTTGGCAGCGCTTCCTATAATTGCAAATAGGCGCGAGACGTTTACAGCATAAAATGCGCTATGTTAGCACATCCTCTTTGACTGATTCACTGTTGCTAGCTCGCCTCAAGTCGGCGTCAGCAGGCAGCGGCTTCAAAATAGATGTTCAAATCGCGCTCATTTACATGAGACAGGACCTTATCGTCCCTTGTGCAGAAATAGCCCAAGCTTTTTCTAATATTTCGGATCGGTTACAACATACTTGTAGTTTCCCACAGCATGCGCACTAATCCATTGAGCTGGCCTCTAAGCGTGAACGAAATTGCAGATcaataaaaacaatgcaaatagtcaaatacagtaaaatacagctGTTTAGTCTGCTGTGACTGCGTTTTGTAATTTGCTAATTCACAGAGCCCCGAATTAGGCGCTGTAGTCATGAATGACATCATCAAACTTGTAAAACACAAGCTATCACGTGTTAGACACGTCCAGTTTAACAGGCAATAAATAAAGTTGAGCTTCAGCCTGAAGACTGCTATCTGGCTATGCTTAAAaataattactgtttttttttcctatagGCTGATCAGCTAACAGAGGAGCAGATTGCTGGTATGGAAGATAAACCTTTAccttaaaaggatagtttactcaaaaatgaaaattgtcatcatttaaccTTACTaatcctcaagttgttccaaacttgtatgaatttctttcttctgctgaccacaaaagaatatatttcaaAGAATGTCGGAAACCAGACAGTTAgtagaccccccccccccccccatgctGTGGAAGGCAATGTCCATCAACTTTtgggttacaaacattcttcaaaatatcatcttttgtgttcagcagaagaaagaaactcgtataggtttggaacaacttgagggtgagtgaatgacagaattttcatttgagtgaactatcccattGAACCAGCAATATCATGTGCTAATAGTTGTAGAATATTTGACCCATTATTTATGCTTCCCCCCCTTCCCCCTCTCAGAATTCAAGGAGGCCTTCTCCTTATTTGACAAAGACGGTGATGGCACCATCACTACTAAAGAGCTAGGAACTGTCATGCGTTCTTTGGGCCAGAATCCTACAGAGGCAGAGCTCCAGGATATGATCAATGAAGTTGATGCTGATGGTGAGGAAGCTCTTCCACAGATAATGCCACGTTACTGTAGCTCTTCTCTAAATCTGTTCTCTTTTAACCCCCCTCAGGCAATGGAACAATTGATTTCCCAGAGTTCCTTACTATGATGGCCAGGAAGATGAAGGACACAGATAGCGAGGAGGAGATCAGAGAAGCGTTCAGAGTTTTTGATAAGGTACAATAGGTTTTCTTACTTATTGAAGGTGTTTCTTTAGGGAAAAAAAAGTGGGAAAGAATATATTTTCCTCACTCTATGACTAATACCTTACAGGATGGAAATGGCTATATCAGTGCAGCAGAGTTGCGTCATGTCATGACAAATCTGGGGGAGAAGCTTACAGACGAGGAAGTGGATGAGATGATCCGGGAGGCAGATATTGATGGTGATGGCCAGGTCAACTACGAAGGTATTTCCACATTCTTTTTACATGCAAGCGTGTATTGTCTATGTAAACGCCAAGCTTGTGGTAATTCATGCATCACATGTggatgtttaaaaatgaataaagccATCAAGAAAGGCTTATTTTATTGTAGTTTGTTTCTTGCAGAATAtttgtgaattatttatttttttacggTTATCtaattccccccccccccaattttTCAGAGTTCGTCCAGATGATGACAGCGAAGTAAAACTGGAAACCAAATGGAGCACATCAGACCAAACAGTGGGCAGCACTCTCACTGTCAACATTCAACAAGCATTCACAACCCAATCTCTTACTCCTCTCCATTTAGTTTTGCTCTCCTCTACTTTCCCTTAGTTTGAACAGTCCTCTGCTTGTTTTTAATGATCTCCTGTAATTTGGTTttctttgaaagaaaatatttacatgcacaacaaagtttaaatcttgCATATATGATGGTGATAACAGCAGTGTAACACATGTATCAATATTTTAAAGATTGTGACATACTATATGGACAAGAGCAATGCATGCTTTGTTTACGTTTggcatgtttctgtgtttttctttttcttttttttattctttttttcttcttcctccCAGCTTGCCTCTTTTTCTAACTTGCTAGTTCTCCTTTAACTGCATGTTTCTCATGCAACCTCTGCTCAGTGGTCTTAGAACTGTATGGTGAATAACCATTCATGGATAATCAGGGgctttatataacaaaatggCTCAAACTTCCATGTCATAGTGTgattgtttttgtaaatgtagATCTGTGTGTCTGAGCGAGTGCTTGTAGATGGATTTAAAGTGGAGCCACTCAGTAAAGTTTACGTTTTGGTATAGGGCTTGTTCTTTAGGGACCGCATAACTAATGTGCaagataaaaaagaaaattagacGAACCTGCATAGAATAATCCAGAGATGGTTAATTGGGGACcaattatttcagttagttaGTCTGCTTTGTTTAGCCCCGTTTTGTATTATTTGAGAGAAACATGGTGGAAAGTCTTTAACCTTCCTTCCAACTTCCATTTCCTCACTAATTTTACTACCCCAAAACAATTGCCACCTATTTGTTCTAGACTGGTGTAGAGAGGTTTATTGTTTGGTTTGAGCTCTATAAGTGTGGAGATTGTACTGAAGATGTAGAATAGTTTTCACCTTAATATACAGTCTTACATTTTGATGCTGCACTTGGTGTCCTAGTCAGTGGACCATTTCTGTCTAgggaaaaatattaaatttaagcTGTGTGCTGATACTTCCTGCAGGCTGTTTGATATATTTGTATACATCCATAGCACCTGCATTTTAtgataagaatttttttttttttttttttttttaaagaataatttCTCAAAAACAATGGCATGCTCTTCTCTTCCATGGTCCTGTAGTTGTGGTCCACGCACAGTGACAATTGGGACGGTGCGTAATGCTTGTCATCTAGTTAGACTGCGTCTGCCATGTTGGTGCAGCACATGCTGCCATGAAATGCCGCTTTgaatgaaattgatttttttttttttttttttttttgtaactgtATAGACCGTTAAACAAACAAATGGTTAAGGTTTAAACAAATGGTGTATAATGGTAGAATCACATACATTATGGAGGTAGTATTGCATCTTCTGCCCCAGTTGTTAATTTATTCTACTGTTATGTTTTTTATGACCTTTatatgttgttgtttcttttCTTCTAAGATCTAAGTTTATGGTCTggttctttttttctctctttctctgcccATAAGgtaatatagtaaaaaaaaaaaaaagaaaggttaTGCATTCCATTGCAGAACTCTGGTTTTCTTGCTAAATAAACATCTTGGACCTCTGTTTCTAAATTACCTCTTTTTGTTCATAACACTGTTGCCTATATAACTGTAAACATGCATGGGcttgttattaaaaatagtgTAAGAGAGACAGAAAAGTGCATTTAATATGTATATCTACTGTGTTTATTGTCATTTGTTTGCACAAGGCAATACTCTGCCTTGTTTTATAATTTTGAATCACATTATTAAATTAAGAGTCAACATGTCCACAGAATATCACTtataaatacatacaaacatacacatTGCACGTATTACAAACAAAATTGTTTTTATAACCTTGGGATGTGTAAAATTAGAAATGAGTGAGTGTAACAGAAACTTCCACATTATAAAATCTGCAGTTATTATCCATCTGTAGTTTTGTCCTGTCATGGAACTACAACACCCAAAGTTTCACCAAATATCCAATAGCGGCACCTGTACTGAGCTGTTGATGATTGACGTGGCGCAGAACGAATAGGACATCGCCGATTTCAGCGCCAACCAATCACATCAATGACAAGTGAGACGTGGGCGGGGACGCCAGTCTCGGAACACACACCAATAGTTTGACAGTATACAGATGGGTGGTTTATTGATTCAAGAAAAAATGTTGCAACGGGCCAAATACTAAAGAGAGTATTCAATTGATTTGTGGCTGGACAAGCCAACTCAGACGATTTGAACAAACTTCGGCAAACAATTTTAACGAGTTAAACGTACAGCGGGGAATCTGAACCCATCTGCCGCGATATAATACTGTCAGGAGATGTAAATAAGCGAGTTCAGGCCAGGCGCATTTAGTTCACTACGTATCCACGATTACTACGTACAATTGATATTCACTGAACTTACGCACCGAGGCTTTTACGTCTTTACGTTCCTTCTTCAGGGAACAGGATTGGACACCAGAACGCAACTGCCGTGAGGCAAGAATAAGAAGGTAAGACAGCATTCTTGCATTTTATGTGTTTATCAGATCAAA includes the following:
- the calm3b gene encoding calmodulin 3b (phosphorylase kinase, delta), with amino-acid sequence MADQLTEEQIAEFKEAFSLFDKDGDGTITTKELGTVMRSLGQNPTEAELQDMINEVDADGNGTIDFPEFLTMMARKMKDTDSEEEIREAFRVFDKDGNGYISAAELRHVMTNLGEKLTDEEVDEMIREADIDGDGQVNYEEFVQMMTAK
- the slc3a2b gene encoding solute carrier family 3 member 2b; translation: MSNSTEVDMKDVELNEVEQEKQPMTEGEAGNNYAISPVSEKNGIVKVKIPDEETKFTGLSKEELMKVAGTPGWIKVRWALLILFWLGWLGMLAGAIAIIIQAPRCKPLPEMNWWNYGPLYQIGDVKSFASNLEGLADKVQAMDEVKVKGFIIGPIHVSSADKPEDLNLTEISEEAGNAMQFTKLIHAAHRRGISVVLDLTPNYKGEEPWFAGDAVGTLELEPALRHWLEQGVDGFLFYGVEKVSTAPVWRDVEGLIHNQTESDGKTKKVLIGVTEKSSPEDIAAVLNTTGVDLLLTGALRSRSALEVAHSVDNLYSTYNQTRLAWNIGGRIAGHLASVVGLAKVKLSQLLLLTLPGTPVFNYGDEIGLEDELPKNPTMVWNFSDTTMIPKSKLEEMSSFRSFFKTVSEKRSKERSLQHGEYLPLFSSTFAMAYVRKWDQNERYLIALNWHSNETVTLQLKHAEVPEYATVVYSTDNKDNDKELKLSELKVKPEQGVMLKFPYTS